A single Denticeps clupeoides chromosome 7, fDenClu1.1, whole genome shotgun sequence DNA region contains:
- the tph1a gene encoding tryptophan 5-hydroxylase 1a isoform X1: MYSNKSDGPQRGRSFDSMNIGLSLEEKQLNNAMNKSALSKLEDNKENKSTSTERGRAAIVFSLKNEVGGLVKALKLFQENHVNLVHIESRKSKRRSSEFEIFVDCDSNRQQLNEIIQLLRKHVSVVHMDAPDNSSLPEEEEMENVPWFPKKISDLDKCANRVLMYGSDLDADHPGFKDNVYRKRRKYFADLAMIYKHGDPIPRIEFMEEEVQTWGVVYRELNKLYPSHACGEYLKNLPLLSQHCGCREDNIPQLEDVSRFLRERTGFTIRPVAGYLSPRDFLAGLAFRVFHCTQYVRHSSDPLYTPEPDTCHELLGHVPLLAEPSFAQFSQEIGLASLGASDDSVQKLATCYFFTVEFGLCKQEGKLRAYGAGLLSSISELKHALSGNARIMPFDPQVTCKQDCNITTFQDVYFVSESFEEAKFKMREFAKTIKRPFTVRYNPYTQSVDVLKDTSSINSVVEELRHELDIVGDALSRLNKHLGV, encoded by the exons ATGTACTCCAACAAAAGCGACGGGCCGCAGAGGGGACGGTCTTTTGACTCCATGAACATTGGCCTGTCTTTGGAAGAGAAACAACTGAACAATGCG ATGAACAAGTCGGCCCTCTCAAAACTCGAAGacaacaaagaaaataaatccaCTTCAAcagaaagaggcagagcagCGATTGTCTTCTCTCTGAAGAATGAAGTGGGAGGACTGGTGAAGGCACTCAAACTTTTTCAG GAGAATCACGTCAATCTGGTGCACATCGAGTCCCGGAAGTCGAAGAGGCGCAGTTCGGAATTTGAGATCTTTGTGGATTGTGACAGCAACCGTCAGCAGCTCAACGAAATTATCCAGCTGCTGCGCAAACATGTCAGCGTAGTTCATATGGATGCGCCGGACAACTCAAGCTTACCGGAGGAAGAAG AGATGGAAAATGTGCCCTGGTTTCCGAAGAAGATATCAGATCTGGACAAGTGTGCCAACCGCGTGCTAATGTACGGCTCCGACCTGGACGCGGACCATCCC GGGTTTAAGGATAATGTCTATCGAAAGAGAAGAAAGtattttgctgatctggccatGATCTATAAACA CGGTGACCCCATTCCACGAATTGAATttatggaggaggaggtgcagACATGGGGTGTGGTGTACCGCGAGCTGAACAAACTGTACCCCAGCCATGCCTGCGGGGAGTACCTGAAGAACCTGCCCCTTCTGTCCCAACACTGTGGATGCCGTGAGGACAACATTCCACAGCTGGAGGACGTTTCTCGCTTCCTCAGAG AGCGTACTGGGTTCACCATAAGACCAGTGGCAGGTTACCTCTCTCCCAGGGACTTCCTGGCAGGCCTGGCCTTCCGAGTTTTCCACTGCACTCAGTATGTCCGACACAGCTCAGACCCACTTTACACCCCTGAACC AGACACATGCCATGAGCTTTTAGGCCACgtgcccctgctggctgaaCCGAGTTTCGCGCAGTTCTCCCAGGAGATTGGACTGGCCTCATTGGGTGCCTCTGATGACTCGGTCCAAAAGCTAGCTACT TGCTACTTCTTCACAGTGGAATTTGGCCTTTGTAAGCAGGAGGGAAAGCTCAGGGCATATGGAGCTGGTCTGCTTTCATCCATCAGCGAGCTGAAG CATGCATTATCAGGAAATGCCAGGATCATGCCCTTTGATCCCCAGGTCACTTGCAAGCAGGACTGCAATATCACAACTTTTCAAGATGTCTATTTTGTGTCAGAGAGCTTTGAGGAAGCAAAATTTAAGATGAg AGAGTTTGCAAAGACAATCAAAAGGCCATTCACAGTGAGGTACAACCCCTACACCCAGAGTGTGGATGTGCTGAAGGACACGTCCAGCATCAACAGTGTAGTTGAGGAGCTCCGGCATGAGCTGGACATCGTGGGTGATGCCCTCAGCAGACTCAACAAGCACTTGGGTGTTTAA
- the tph1a gene encoding tryptophan 5-hydroxylase 1a isoform X2, with protein MLPGVLKAGARGQPHLLRHTRCPALAQRNMMNKSALSKLEDNKENKSTSTERGRAAIVFSLKNEVGGLVKALKLFQENHVNLVHIESRKSKRRSSEFEIFVDCDSNRQQLNEIIQLLRKHVSVVHMDAPDNSSLPEEEEMENVPWFPKKISDLDKCANRVLMYGSDLDADHPGFKDNVYRKRRKYFADLAMIYKHGDPIPRIEFMEEEVQTWGVVYRELNKLYPSHACGEYLKNLPLLSQHCGCREDNIPQLEDVSRFLRERTGFTIRPVAGYLSPRDFLAGLAFRVFHCTQYVRHSSDPLYTPEPDTCHELLGHVPLLAEPSFAQFSQEIGLASLGASDDSVQKLATCYFFTVEFGLCKQEGKLRAYGAGLLSSISELKHALSGNARIMPFDPQVTCKQDCNITTFQDVYFVSESFEEAKFKMREFAKTIKRPFTVRYNPYTQSVDVLKDTSSINSVVEELRHELDIVGDALSRLNKHLGV; from the exons ATGCTGCCAGGAGTCCTGAAGGCCGGAGCGCGCGGACAGCCACACCTGCTCCGCCACACGCGCTGTCCCGCTCTGGCTCAGAGAAACATG ATGAACAAGTCGGCCCTCTCAAAACTCGAAGacaacaaagaaaataaatccaCTTCAAcagaaagaggcagagcagCGATTGTCTTCTCTCTGAAGAATGAAGTGGGAGGACTGGTGAAGGCACTCAAACTTTTTCAG GAGAATCACGTCAATCTGGTGCACATCGAGTCCCGGAAGTCGAAGAGGCGCAGTTCGGAATTTGAGATCTTTGTGGATTGTGACAGCAACCGTCAGCAGCTCAACGAAATTATCCAGCTGCTGCGCAAACATGTCAGCGTAGTTCATATGGATGCGCCGGACAACTCAAGCTTACCGGAGGAAGAAG AGATGGAAAATGTGCCCTGGTTTCCGAAGAAGATATCAGATCTGGACAAGTGTGCCAACCGCGTGCTAATGTACGGCTCCGACCTGGACGCGGACCATCCC GGGTTTAAGGATAATGTCTATCGAAAGAGAAGAAAGtattttgctgatctggccatGATCTATAAACA CGGTGACCCCATTCCACGAATTGAATttatggaggaggaggtgcagACATGGGGTGTGGTGTACCGCGAGCTGAACAAACTGTACCCCAGCCATGCCTGCGGGGAGTACCTGAAGAACCTGCCCCTTCTGTCCCAACACTGTGGATGCCGTGAGGACAACATTCCACAGCTGGAGGACGTTTCTCGCTTCCTCAGAG AGCGTACTGGGTTCACCATAAGACCAGTGGCAGGTTACCTCTCTCCCAGGGACTTCCTGGCAGGCCTGGCCTTCCGAGTTTTCCACTGCACTCAGTATGTCCGACACAGCTCAGACCCACTTTACACCCCTGAACC AGACACATGCCATGAGCTTTTAGGCCACgtgcccctgctggctgaaCCGAGTTTCGCGCAGTTCTCCCAGGAGATTGGACTGGCCTCATTGGGTGCCTCTGATGACTCGGTCCAAAAGCTAGCTACT TGCTACTTCTTCACAGTGGAATTTGGCCTTTGTAAGCAGGAGGGAAAGCTCAGGGCATATGGAGCTGGTCTGCTTTCATCCATCAGCGAGCTGAAG CATGCATTATCAGGAAATGCCAGGATCATGCCCTTTGATCCCCAGGTCACTTGCAAGCAGGACTGCAATATCACAACTTTTCAAGATGTCTATTTTGTGTCAGAGAGCTTTGAGGAAGCAAAATTTAAGATGAg AGAGTTTGCAAAGACAATCAAAAGGCCATTCACAGTGAGGTACAACCCCTACACCCAGAGTGTGGATGTGCTGAAGGACACGTCCAGCATCAACAGTGTAGTTGAGGAGCTCCGGCATGAGCTGGACATCGTGGGTGATGCCCTCAGCAGACTCAACAAGCACTTGGGTGTTTAA
- the kcnc1b gene encoding potassium voltage-gated channel subfamily C member 1b isoform X2 — translation MEPSDEKDRVVINVGGVKHQTYRGTLRTLPGTRLAWLAEPDAPRNFDYDAAAGEFFFDRHPGVFAHILNYYRTGKLHCPADVCGPLYEEELAFWGIEETDVEPCCWMTYRQHREAEEALDSFVGGALDAKPDEPEGDGLPEAADGDEGAEMTRRLAQPGTESRAGPWGRWQKRVWALFEDPYSSKYARWIAFASLFFILVSITTFCLETHEAFNPTFNRTEYEIVDNETMEHVHQETETMVELTYVEGVCVIWFTFEFLMRVTFCPNKSKFLRNTLNIIDFVAILPFYLEVGLSGLSSKAAKDVLGFLRVVRFVRILRIFKLTRHFVGLRVLGHTLRASTNEFILLIIFLALGVLIFATMIYYAERIGANPNDPRASDHTHFKNIPIGFWWAVVTMTTLGYGDMYPQTTTGMLVGALCALAGVLTIAMPVPVIVNNFGMYYSLAMAKQKLPKKKTRHIPRAPQLGSPNYCRSALKSPQLSYRSDTCPLAQEEVSEIPYPDFKVNGEASKAALANEDCPHIDQAVSPEEVFSPVEQEHPCFLLAPGDHMGLRVRKEPQRPSRSRQPTESVCVMNHGVPTTMCLNHAASSPT, via the exons ATGGAGCCGAGCGACGAGAAGGACCGCGTGGTGATCAACGTGGGCGGGGTGAAGCACCAGACGTACCGCGGCACCCTGCGCACCCTGCCCGGCACCCGGCTGGCCTGGCTCGCCGAGCCCGACGCGCCGCGCAACTTCGACTACGACGCCGCCGCCGGCGAGTTCTTCTTCGACCGCCACCCCGGCGTCTTCGCGCACATCCTCAACTACTACCGCACCGGCAAGCTGCACTGCCCGGCCGACGTGTGCGGCCCGCTGTACGAGGAGGAGCTGGCCTTCTGGGGCATCGAGGAGACGGACGTGGAGCCCTGCTGCTGGATGACCTACCGCCAGCACCGCGAGGCCGAGGAGGCGCTGGACAGCTTCGTCGGCGGGGCGCTGGACGCCAAGCCCGACGAGCCCGAGGGGGACGGGCTGCCCGAGGCGGCGGACGGGGACGAGGGCGCCGAGATGACCCGGAGGCTGGCCCAGCCGGGGACGGAGAGCCGAGCGGGGCCGTGGGGCCGCTGGCAGAAGCGGGTGTGGGCGCTGTTCGAGGACCCCTACTCCTCCAAGTATGCCCGG tgGATAGCCTTTGCATCACTTTTTTTCATCTTGGTGTCTATCACCACCTTCTGTCTGGAGACCCATGAAGCCTTCAATCCAACTTTTAACCGCACTGAATATGAAATAGTGGATAATGAGACAATGGAGCATGTCCACCAGGAAACTGAGACCATGGTGGAACTGACATATGTGGAGGGAGTGTGTGTCATCTGGTTTACTTTTGAGTTTCTCATGCGCGTAACTTTCTGTCCTAACAAGTCCAAATTTTTACGCAACACCCTCAACATAATTGACTTTGTGGCCATCCTGCCCTTTTACCTAGAGGTGGGCTTGAGTGGACTCTCCTCCAAGGCAGCCAAGGACGTGCTCGGCTTTCTGCGTGTAGTGCGCTTCGTTCGGATACTCAGAATCTTCAAGCTGACGCGCCACTTTGTCGGCTTACGGGTCCTGGGCCACACGCTACGTGCCAGCACCAATGAGTTCATCCTCCTTATCATCTTCCTCGCTCTGGGTGTGCTCATCTTTGCCACCATGATTTACTACGCCGAGCGTATTGGTGCCAACCCTAATGACCCACGTGCCAGTGACCACACACACTTCAAGAACATTCCCATTGGCTTCTGGTGGGCAgtggtcaccatgacaactCTGGGCTACGGTGACATGTACCCGCAGACCACTACAGGCATGCTGGTAGGTGCTCTGTGCGCCCTGGCAGGCGTGCTGACCATTGCAATGCCTGTGCCTGTTATCGTCAACAATTTTGGCATGTACTACTCACTCGCCATGGCCAAACAGAAGCTGCCAAAGAAGAAGACAAGGCATATCCCCCGGGCACCACAGCTGGGGTCTCCCAACTACTGCCGCTCCGCTCTGAAATCGCCCCAGCTCAGCTACCGCAGCGACACCTGCCCTCTGGCACAGGAAGAGGTCTCAGAAATCCCATATCCAG ACTTTAAAGTGAATGGTGAGGCATCCAAGGCTGCATTGGCCAATGAGGACTGCCCTCACATTGACCAGGCTGTCTCACCCGAAGAGGTCTTCAGCCCAGTGGAACAAGAGCACCCCTGTTTCTTGCTGGCACCTGGAGATCACATGGGGCTACGGGTAAGGAAAG AACCTCAGCGGCCGAGTCGAAGCAGACAGCCAACAGAATCAGTGTGTGTGATGAACCATGGTGTACCAACCACTATGTGTTTGAACCATGCAGCCTCATCCCCTACCTAA
- the kcnc1b gene encoding potassium voltage-gated channel subfamily C member 1b isoform X1 yields MEPSDEKDRVVINVGGVKHQTYRGTLRTLPGTRLAWLAEPDAPRNFDYDAAAGEFFFDRHPGVFAHILNYYRTGKLHCPADVCGPLYEEELAFWGIEETDVEPCCWMTYRQHREAEEALDSFVGGALDAKPDEPEGDGLPEAADGDEGAEMTRRLAQPGTESRAGPWGRWQKRVWALFEDPYSSKYARWIAFASLFFILVSITTFCLETHEAFNPTFNRTEYEIVDNETMEHVHQETETMVELTYVEGVCVIWFTFEFLMRVTFCPNKSKFLRNTLNIIDFVAILPFYLEVGLSGLSSKAAKDVLGFLRVVRFVRILRIFKLTRHFVGLRVLGHTLRASTNEFILLIIFLALGVLIFATMIYYAERIGANPNDPRASDHTHFKNIPIGFWWAVVTMTTLGYGDMYPQTTTGMLVGALCALAGVLTIAMPVPVIVNNFGMYYSLAMAKQKLPKKKTRHIPRAPQLGSPNYCRSALKSPQLSYRSDTCPLAQEEVSEIPYPDFKVNGEASKAALANEDCPHIDQAVSPEEVFSPVEQEHPCFLLAPGDHMGLRVRKGCEKPWSGSSMSGMTAASLGVSSVSALPCSPPRLMQTSHSPLPSIL; encoded by the exons ATGGAGCCGAGCGACGAGAAGGACCGCGTGGTGATCAACGTGGGCGGGGTGAAGCACCAGACGTACCGCGGCACCCTGCGCACCCTGCCCGGCACCCGGCTGGCCTGGCTCGCCGAGCCCGACGCGCCGCGCAACTTCGACTACGACGCCGCCGCCGGCGAGTTCTTCTTCGACCGCCACCCCGGCGTCTTCGCGCACATCCTCAACTACTACCGCACCGGCAAGCTGCACTGCCCGGCCGACGTGTGCGGCCCGCTGTACGAGGAGGAGCTGGCCTTCTGGGGCATCGAGGAGACGGACGTGGAGCCCTGCTGCTGGATGACCTACCGCCAGCACCGCGAGGCCGAGGAGGCGCTGGACAGCTTCGTCGGCGGGGCGCTGGACGCCAAGCCCGACGAGCCCGAGGGGGACGGGCTGCCCGAGGCGGCGGACGGGGACGAGGGCGCCGAGATGACCCGGAGGCTGGCCCAGCCGGGGACGGAGAGCCGAGCGGGGCCGTGGGGCCGCTGGCAGAAGCGGGTGTGGGCGCTGTTCGAGGACCCCTACTCCTCCAAGTATGCCCGG tgGATAGCCTTTGCATCACTTTTTTTCATCTTGGTGTCTATCACCACCTTCTGTCTGGAGACCCATGAAGCCTTCAATCCAACTTTTAACCGCACTGAATATGAAATAGTGGATAATGAGACAATGGAGCATGTCCACCAGGAAACTGAGACCATGGTGGAACTGACATATGTGGAGGGAGTGTGTGTCATCTGGTTTACTTTTGAGTTTCTCATGCGCGTAACTTTCTGTCCTAACAAGTCCAAATTTTTACGCAACACCCTCAACATAATTGACTTTGTGGCCATCCTGCCCTTTTACCTAGAGGTGGGCTTGAGTGGACTCTCCTCCAAGGCAGCCAAGGACGTGCTCGGCTTTCTGCGTGTAGTGCGCTTCGTTCGGATACTCAGAATCTTCAAGCTGACGCGCCACTTTGTCGGCTTACGGGTCCTGGGCCACACGCTACGTGCCAGCACCAATGAGTTCATCCTCCTTATCATCTTCCTCGCTCTGGGTGTGCTCATCTTTGCCACCATGATTTACTACGCCGAGCGTATTGGTGCCAACCCTAATGACCCACGTGCCAGTGACCACACACACTTCAAGAACATTCCCATTGGCTTCTGGTGGGCAgtggtcaccatgacaactCTGGGCTACGGTGACATGTACCCGCAGACCACTACAGGCATGCTGGTAGGTGCTCTGTGCGCCCTGGCAGGCGTGCTGACCATTGCAATGCCTGTGCCTGTTATCGTCAACAATTTTGGCATGTACTACTCACTCGCCATGGCCAAACAGAAGCTGCCAAAGAAGAAGACAAGGCATATCCCCCGGGCACCACAGCTGGGGTCTCCCAACTACTGCCGCTCCGCTCTGAAATCGCCCCAGCTCAGCTACCGCAGCGACACCTGCCCTCTGGCACAGGAAGAGGTCTCAGAAATCCCATATCCAG ACTTTAAAGTGAATGGTGAGGCATCCAAGGCTGCATTGGCCAATGAGGACTGCCCTCACATTGACCAGGCTGTCTCACCCGAAGAGGTCTTCAGCCCAGTGGAACAAGAGCACCCCTGTTTCTTGCTGGCACCTGGAGATCACATGGGGCTACGGGTAAGGAAAG GTTGTGAGAAGCCATGGAGTGGTAGTAGCATGTCTGGCATGACTGCGGCTTCGCTGGGAGTGTCGTCGGTATCCGCCCTCCCCTGCAGCCCTCCCCGCCTCATGCAGACCTCTCACTCCCCACTCCCCTCCATCCTCTAG